In the Hevea brasiliensis isolate MT/VB/25A 57/8 chromosome 8, ASM3005281v1, whole genome shotgun sequence genome, AATTAGGTTAAAAAATATTTGTCGCGCCAATCCCGCTGCCTTAGAGCCTCAGATTTAATAGAAAAATTGTCGAAAATGTTGAAGGTGATGCCAACTTGATGAGCCATTGTGAACCGGGCTTGAGGATGGAGCTTGGTAGATTCTAAGCCCAATCTTCATAATCAAGAACAAGAAGATCTCTTGTTTACGCTGCAAGAACTTTTTCCAGCAAAAAGAGCCGAACACACCACACCCAATTGACTTCTTAGCTCTGCTCCGCGACCAAAGAAATATCACAAATCCACGATGAAGTGCCAGAGATTTTTATCGATTCCAGTCTTTTCTGTGTTTCTGTTAATGGGTATTATTTATTACGTTACACTCTTCATTTTCATCGAGGATTGGATTGGGTTGCAGAGTTCAGCTGGAACTTTGAATGCTTTGATCTTCACTTGGATGGCTTCTTTatgtctcttctctttttctgttTGTGTTCTCACTGATCCTGGTCAAGTTCCTTCCTCTTATGTCCCTGATGTTGAAGGGAATGACGTCCCAGATCAAGAATCCCAAAATAATGTAAGCTAATACGTGCATAAAATTCTGTATTTGAtgtgttccttttttttttttgtgtatgaTTTTTATTGATGGGAAAAATTAGGGAAGAGTGTGTGTTGAGATCTTaagtctctctctttctttcttttttttaataccTTTTCAGGGCTTCTGTTGTTGGCGTTTACTTAATTTAAGTGTCAATTGATTCATCATGAATTATTTAGTTACGTAGTGCTTTTGAAGAATGATTTTCCTAGAAAATGCAATATCTAGGGAGACTAATTGATATGAACCTGCTATCTACACcacaaaagctagctcacaagggatTCATCATGAATTATTTAGTTACGTAGtgcttttgaagaattattttcctAGAAAATGCAATATCTAGGGAGACTAATTGATATGAACCTGCTATCTACACcacaaaagctagctcacaagggaggtttgcaaacccatatatataacaccaagacctccctgcagaaccaACGTGGGATGCATCATTCCCGACCCCTTTAGACTGAAGCAAGCAACTGGGTTGTCCGAAGAAGGTCAGGGAATCTTTGTACATGGCCCTGGTCCATTGACCCATGCAAAGTGAGGCTCTGGCACCAAATGATATGAATTTGCCTACCTCCACCTCAAAAACTAACTCACGGGGAGGTTTGGAAACACCTCCCTGCAGAACCGACGTGGGACGCGTCACTAACTGTTCTGGATGGAATTGTATGTTGCTGTGGTATCAGAAACTAGGAAAGATTCTGgcatttgtttatttcttttccacagtttcaaaataCCACATAGATTAATATTTGAGTTCTGACTTCTGATTGTATTTAGAGATCTGATATTTGTTTGGAATTCAAGTATAGTGTCAAAGATCCTTGTAGAAAATTCCCCCCCTTCTTTACAACAATACTGAAGTTTGTTCAACAGATATTTATGTTTTTTCATTCTTTGAAGCTTTGTGTCATGACAACAATCTGTTCAGTTAGTAGCGCAGGATAATGAAAAGATGTTGAGAATGGTAGCATTGAATAGTTAGAACCAGGCCCATGAAGCTTGCCTGTAGTGGTGGTAGAGTCCTGTGACTTAAATCCTGAATTATGGGCTTAATAACATGAATATTAACTCATCAAGACAAAGTCATTGTCACAATATCACTGTcttaaagggacaaaaatttttgaTAAGAAAATATTAGATAAAACAATAAGACTAAGTAATGTAAATCCATATAATTTTAACTGTTGCACTCCATAGAATTTGATTTTGGGTGTTGTGGGGGTCTTTTGGGCACTGAGGCTTCTGGATGGTTGAATGTGTAGTTTCTTGAATCATCCGCTTGTTAAGAATTAAGACAGCCTAAACAATTTCGTCTTTATGATTGTTAAGAATTTTGGCTTGAATCTCTAAATGCATTCTTGCAAACTAGTCTTTTCTATAAAAGCTTTTCAAGCAGCTCAATCATATAAAAGAAAAAGTAGGGTCCTCATCTTTTTCTGTAGACAGTACATGCCAATGGTCATTTGTCATTTCAAGGGTGAAATTCTTACCATGTGGGTTGTCAGTGGTCATATACAGTGCTTCAAGGTTGAAAATCTTAGCATCCAAGTTACCAATAATTTTTGTGCAGCACAAGTGTTTCATATAGCATAAGATTATGTTTCCTGAATGCTGTTACTGGTAAGTGAAAACTTTATTTTGTAATGTGAATTTAGACtaataaattttttgtttttgatAGAGTTCACAATTGAGGCAATGTGACAAGTGTTGCACATACAAGCCTCCCAGAGCTCATCATTGCCGGATCTGCAGAAGGTGTGTTTTGAGGATGGTACGTAGGTTAGGTTACATTCCTTTTGCTGTAACTGTTTGATTCATGAGTTTTAAAACTTACTTTAGAATAGACTCATTGGATATGATTTCCTTCCAAAAATTGGATGCAGGATCATCATTGTCTGTGGATAAATAATTGTGTTGGTTATTGGAACTATAAGGCCTTTTTCATACTAGTTCTCTATGCAACAGTAACAAGCATCTATTCTTTGGTAGGCCTGATTCATTCTCTCCCTACTTGTTCTAATATAAACTGAAGTGCCTCAGATTATTGATAGATGCTCTTGGAATGCTTAGGTCATTATAATCAGCTGCGTGTTTCAAAAGAACTGGGATTTTGGTGGAAGAATTCCCCTAAAGATTTTTTATGTAAGTGGGTATTCAATCTCATATATCACTCTTATTAGTATCTACTTTCATTTTATTGAAGCGGTTCATCAAATTCACTTTGATTGGGAAAGTAGAATATCTCTTCCTCCTCCTGGTCCTAGGCCTATAAAATTCACTCACTTGAGAAAGGAAGGAATGGAAAAAAAGGTAGAGGGGGGCctttattctcttttaatttttgaCAACTTAATTGAAGAAAAAGCACAAATCCTTCTTTTTGTCATTCAAACAGCAGGAACGAAAGATGGCTTTtcgttgttttctttttcttaccTGCCCTCAATCTGCTGCAATATCAAACATAACATAAGATCTAAAGTTCAAGTCAGGATTCTAATTACATAAATATTATTGGCTGTCCACTTCATAATTCATATTATTGCTTCGTAACCGTTGTTAGAACAGATTAATTCAGTTTCTAGACTCCTATTTAAACATAATTTCATTGACTAAATTCTAAAACCAAATTCAAATAAGGTTATTGTCTTCTTGTTGTTACTAAATCTAAAGTAATTTTTGAACTTTGTTAAAAACACGAGGGATAATGATAATGTTGATTGATGATGTAGCTTCAACTTTTGAATGTAGTTCAACACTTGTGCTGATGGTGATTGGTGACTGATGCCAAACATGAGGTTATTAACATCTGTCGCAGGTGTTGGCTGTTTATGCGATCACTATATCAAATTGAAATCCAGGGTCCTAGTTTCTGAGTTTTTAACCTAGCTAATTACATTTCATGTTATATATTGAATCGCCTTCGGTTGTTTTAGCATTTTAGCTTTATAAGTTATCCTATTGCTTAGCTGCTGCACTTATGCAAGTATGCTGTTTTGATATTGATAGAGATATTATTTTAGGTTTTCTCTGGAGTATTGATGGTAGCCTTGAGCGGAACACTTGGAACTCTCTTGGGTTGGCATATTTACCTGATCACTCATAATATGACAACTATAGAGGTAGATTCGCTATTTCAAAAGTTGGATATAGTTCATGGATGACACAAGTTCAAATTTTTATGTTGAACTTACACTTTGCAATGTGGTAACTGAACAGTAATTTCCCAAAATCAACAGTTGAGAACTTGAATTAGAAcccaaaaaaaaattgtgaaaactcatatctTCTGGTCATGTATTACTTTCTATTATTGAGGCAAAGTGGAGGTTAAACTATTTAGTCCATGCATGCACTGAAGTGTTAAAGAAAATACTAATCCCACTGCTGAGGAACCCCTCAAAAAAGTATGTCCCAATTGACATCCATGAAATATACTAATTAACAAGGGGCATTTATGTAGTGGGTCTCATTTTAGTTAGAAACTAATCGTCTGTGGATTCACTTGTCATTTCAGTTTTGACTTAGCATTTTTTTAACGCTTAAGCTTACACGTAGATTGAATAATTCCATCTTAGTTCCAATTTACCACCTGAGATTAGCCAAGGTGATTGGAAGGTTTAAATTCTTGGTGAAATTATTTTTCAAGGGCCACATTGCAATAGCATGTAAAGTTCTGTGAAAAATTTTGCCAATGTGGATTGTTTGTATATTACTGATTAAAATTATTATGGGCCTCTTCTAGTATTATGAAGGAATTCGTGCTGCATGGTTGGCTAGGAAATCTGGGCAGAGTTATCGACATCCATTTGACCTTAGTGTTTACAAAAATATCACCAtggtatctctctctctctctctctctctctctctctctctctctgtgtgtgtgtgtatgggcTCCTGCGCACGCGTGTGTGTGTATGCGGGCCTGCGCACGCGTGTGCATGTATGTTCTTGTCACACATGCATGTAAATATTCGGCTCTAAATTACAATGCACGTGCCTTATAtttatcacgacccaacctattggccggaccggcactaggatctgGGCCATTCTAAAactcccgaggcccgtagtaagtctaactattccttAGCCCAgtcctaaggcccattttaagcccattttcaagaattcaactagacagattTCGACCATAACATGGATCAtacaatggggagtttttgactcgcatgacctgtaagcacaatatataatcatttgaggagctcagctcactctccacatactcataatatcataaaatccaatgggagctcagctccctcatccaatccagtcatgcatgcatttaatgttcttacaaattcaacatattattatattacagtccccaaattgattaaaatactcctaacacatgcggagtctaaaattttgactaaattgtacaaaatacattagatactactaattgacctgcgaagaaggGGAGCAGGTTAGTTACAACAAGTAATCCTCTTGTAGtctggaaaaataaggtgaacaggagtgagcgctcgactcaaagagtaaaataccaattttaactataatttctataactatctaaagctaatgtatcttaaggagtggaatgcaagaccatcaaaattttcatacacatcacatcataatagtaaataggcaatttggagcactcacacacccaataatgttcaaacagtacaaatatgggagctgatcccctatacagttctcttaatccaacctttgccagcgaatgtctctcaagtcggactttcgcttgataaaccaaatgcgggggccagcgagatcaactcgagccgtgcctaccccgacttatccataaagaactGGGTCCCAGCGAGCGTCTCTCAAGCCGCgtttacccgtcctatccatatccaatgtcacataccacacgcacaccaatgcacgtacactgctccaaattaccataaataacatccatggcactttatcaattaagaatgcaatataaaacgtgcctagtgtttaactacatagatacatatttataagtgatgcatggacatacctgaacatataataatattgaaattataattaaagttaatattttactcacagacttgaaccGAGGTTACTGCTGCTATTGGGTGGAGGAAGAAtgctgtcctggctcacctgaaaatttcattacaattatttaataccattgactcaatacaagcttaaaaaaggatcaaagacaccctaagtcgtgccgaaaatccagcagagtctcttatacctaggacctacccaacctgcaaaagggctcaaaatacacttttATATCTACAAGTCACAcaaccacaactcaatcatatcacatggCCCATCCTGGGCCCATCTaaacagtcaaccaccaatatttgaaaaattaccatttagtccctataactaattcttttgcaaaaactacccaattgagctctaaaaattctaaaattttgtcccagggtccttagtaatattattaaactaatgcaaaatgaattataattttttaacctaccatgaatattttatgaatttttaatcgtaatcaagcactagataattaagaaaaagtaaggcttgagtttacctatgccaattctgaccttGAGGACACGTTCGAAACGTCTGAAAACGGTAGGGTAGCCTATAATTTCgacccaattctgaaatttttttcagTAGTCTGTCTACCGGGCCCGAAATTGTAGACCTGAGCAATTGTTGAATTTCagcgaattgaaggtacatatgtGAAGCCCATAATACGGggattagtacataatttttacagaatttattaagctcatttaatgctcggaaaaatactgcgaagttcagtgggacccatcgaaaaactgtctcggaaaaattcgaaatgggTACTACCACGAAGCTCTTGTCGATGGGAGCACTTTGATACTCTCGGatttcgtggggttcacggtttacgAGAACTTTAGACTTTTTTGAAGCTTGATTCGCACAAATCAGGAAACAATACCACACAAAATTGGTATATACACGATGCCCATGAAGAGAGGAGCGTTTTGATACTAAGAATGTTAAAAATGACGATCGGAGAAGAAAGTTatggcaaagaaaagaaaaggaaaagaagagagagtGAGGGGGGGGAGGGGGGAAGATGCACGATGCAGACAGCTTAAAGCTGTccttttttttgttattattattattattattattattattatttattattattattattattattaataaattaaactttcAAAATACTTAATATTATACTTAATattcattttcatttttgtttattttaattatcctcatttattttaaaataaattcaaatgaaccccataatattaataatataatattttctttttattttatttataatttaaaattttggattgttacattcttctccccttacagaaaattcgtcctcgaattttttgtaacaaggcagaataaaagaaCAGAGTTACACATTGAATCTGACTCTCAGGTgcattcttccactgactggctcctccacaaaaccttaaccatagagatctgttttgatcttagttgcctcacttggtagtccactatggctactggaTGCTCCTCAAACATCAAGTCTTCTTTCAACTCTACTGTATCCtgatgtagcacatgagaaggatcaagtatgtattttctaagcatggagatgtgaaatacaggatgaataTGAGAAAAGTTGGTTGGTAACTCCAatcgataggcaactgctccaactctgtcagtaatctcaaaaggtccaatataccgaggtgccaacttaccATTCTTTCAGGAATGTGTAATCACCTACTGTAAACTCTACATTCCTCCGTCTGGGATTtgtataactcttctgcctactgaa is a window encoding:
- the LOC110658794 gene encoding probable protein S-acyltransferase 15 isoform X2, with amino-acid sequence MKCQRFLSIPVFSVFLLMGIIYYVTLFIFIEDWIGLQSSAGTLNALIFTWMASLCLFSFSVCVLTDPGQVPSSYVPDVEGNDVPDQESQNNSSQLRQCDKCCTYKPPRAHHCRICRRCVLRMDHHCLWINNCVGYWNYKAFFILVLYATVTSIYSLVIIISCVFQKNWDFGGRIPLKIFYVFSGVLMVALSGTLGTLLGWHIYLITHNMTTIEVLGPSMLKWLCPTAVSHLKDGMHYPTSHDS
- the LOC110658794 gene encoding probable protein S-acyltransferase 15 isoform X1 codes for the protein MKCQRFLSIPVFSVFLLMGIIYYVTLFIFIEDWIGLQSSAGTLNALIFTWMASLCLFSFSVCVLTDPGQVPSSYVPDVEGNDVPDQESQNNSSQLRQCDKCCTYKPPRAHHCRICRRCVLRMDHHCLWINNCVGYWNYKAFFILVLYATVTSIYSLVIIISCVFQKNWDFGGRIPLKIFYVFSGVLMVALSGTLGTLLGWHIYLITHNMTTIEYYEGIRAAWLARKSGQSYRHPFDLSVYKNITMVLGPSMLKWLCPTAVSHLKDGMHYPTSHDS